The following proteins are encoded in a genomic region of Diabrotica virgifera virgifera chromosome 1, PGI_DIABVI_V3a:
- the LOC114329576 gene encoding uncharacterized protein LOC114329576: MANGTMLLVGFFVVASRLLMIGVAGAPAPFFWYGDQYYDDSSSSEEDDNVKYVYVYVNVTSPGSNLCQGCSPTSMPVNIPLMVQVTPTVTPAGGNANGATPAGGNANGVPPAGGNANGVTPGNAGDTPAPPMDSSMG, from the exons ATGGCGAACGGTACAATGCTGTTGGTGGGATTCTTCGTGGTGGCCTCAAGACTGCTGATGATCGGTGTTGCTGGTGCGCCGGCGCCCTTCTTTTGG TACGGAGATCAATACTACGATGATTCTTCCTCATCCGAAGAAGATGACAACGTCAAATACGTGTATGTTTATGTCAACGTAACTTCTCCAGGAAGTAATCTTTGTCAAGGATGCTCACCAACGTCGATGCCAGTTAATATTCCTTTAATGGTTCAAGTAACTCCGACGGTGACTCCTGCAGGTGGTAATGCTAATGGTGCTACTCCTGCAGGTGGTAACGCTAATGGTGTTCCTCCTGCAGGTGGTAACGCTAATGGTGTTACTCCTGGTAATGCAGGTGATACTCCTGCTCCCCCTATGGATTCTTCTATGGGATAA